In one window of Mesoplodon densirostris isolate mMesDen1 chromosome 4, mMesDen1 primary haplotype, whole genome shotgun sequence DNA:
- the BNIP2 gene encoding BCL2/adenovirus E1B 19 kDa protein-interacting protein 2 isoform X2: MLSLPPEPLSASGSAAAAAAVAEGLGLGLTVGGERAPLGATFCDLAVSPASPAWRGEEDEEAKGSSGRVRVAVREQSMKWSLKDLGSLDYQELVVDIESRLRMEGVELKEEWQDEDFPIPLPEDDSIEADIVAVTGSESQPGSLEVNGNKVRKKLMAPDISLTLDPSDGSVLSDDLDESGEIDLDDLDTPSEDSNEFEWEDDLPKPKTTEVIRKGSITEYTAAEEKEDGRRWRMFRIGEQDHRVDMKAIEPYKKVISHGGYYGDGLNAIVVFAVCFMPESGQPNYRYLMDNLFKYVIGTLELLVAENYMIVYLNGATTRRKMPSLGWLRKCYQQIDRRLRKNLKSLIIVHPSWFIRTLLAVTRPFISSKFSQKIRYVFNLAELAELVPMEYVGIPECIKQVDQELNGKQDEPKSEQ; this comes from the exons ATGTTGTCACTTCCGCCGGAGCCGCTCTCTGCATCCGGGTcggctgctgccgctgccgctgtGGCTGAGGGACTGGGCCTGGGTCTCACCGTCGGAGGGGAGCGGGCTCCGCTCGGGGCTACCTTCTGCGACCTGGCCGTCAGCCCTGCGTCGCCGGCCTGGAGGGGCGAAGAAGACGAGGAGGCCAAGGGTTCCTCCGGG AGAGTAAGAGTTGCTGTCAGAGAACAGTCTATGAAGTGGTCCTTGAAG gaCCTTGGCTCTCTGGATTATCAGGAGCTTGTAGTTGACATTGAGTCCAGGCTGAGGATGGAAGGTGTTGAACTTAAGGAAGAATGGCAAGATGAAGATTTTCCAAT ACCTTTACCGGAAGATGATAGTATTGAAGCAGATATAGTAGCTGTAACTGGATCAGAGAGTCAGCCTG GCTCACTAGAAGTTAATGGCAATAAAGTGAGAAAGAAACTAATGGCTCCTGACATTAGCCTAACCCTGGATCCTAGTGATGGCTCTGTGTTGTCAGATGATTTGGATGAAAGTGGGGAGATTGACTTAGATGACTTAGATACACCATCGGAGGATAGTAATGAATTTGAGTGGGAAG ATGATCTTCCGAAACCCAAGACTACTGAAGTTATTAGGAAAGGCTCAATTACTGAATATACTGcagcagaggaaaaagaagatgGACGACGCTGGCGTATGTTCAGAATTGGTGAACAGGACCACAGGGTTGATATGAAAGCAATTGAACCCTATAAAAAAGTTATTAGCCATGGAG GATATTATGGGGATGGATTAAATGCCATTGTTGTGTTTGCTGTCTGTTTTATGCCTGAAAGTGGTCAACCTAACTATAGATACCTGATGGACAATCTCTTTAA GTACGTTATTGGCACTTTGGAGCTGTTAGTAGCAGAAAACTACATGATCGTTTATTTAAATGGTGCAACAACTCGAAGAAAAATGCCCAGTCTGGGATGGCTCAGGAAATGCTATCAACAAATTGATAGAAG GTTACGGAAAAACCTAAAGTCTCTAATCATTGTACATCCCTCTTGGTTTATCAGAACACTTCTGGCTGTTACAAGACCATTTATTAG CTCAAAATTCAGCCAAAAAATTAGATACGTCTTTAATTTGGCAGAACTAGCGGAACTTGTCCCCATGGAATATGTTGGAATACCAGAATGCATAAAACA AGTTGATCAAGAGCTTAATGGAAAACAAGATGAACCGAAAAGTGAACAGTAA
- the BNIP2 gene encoding BCL2/adenovirus E1B 19 kDa protein-interacting protein 2 isoform X1: MLSLPPEPLSASGSAAAAAAVAEGLGLGLTVGGERAPLGATFCDLAVSPASPAWRGEEDEEAKGSSGRVRVAVREQSMKWSLKDLGSLDYQELVVDIESRLRMEGVELKEEWQDEDFPIPLPEDDSIEADIVAVTGSESQPGSLEVNGNKVRKKLMAPDISLTLDPSDGSVLSDDLDESGEIDLDDLDTPSEDSNEFEWEDDLPKPKTTEVIRKGSITEYTAAEEKEDGRRWRMFRIGEQDHRVDMKAIEPYKKVISHGGYYGDGLNAIVVFAVCFMPESGQPNYRYLMDNLFKYVIGTLELLVAENYMIVYLNGATTRRKMPSLGWLRKCYQQIDRRLRKNLKSLIIVHPSWFIRTLLAVTRPFISSKFSQKIRYVFNLAELAELVPMEYVGIPECIKQYEEEKLKKKQKRVDQELNGKQDEPKSEQ; this comes from the exons ATGTTGTCACTTCCGCCGGAGCCGCTCTCTGCATCCGGGTcggctgctgccgctgccgctgtGGCTGAGGGACTGGGCCTGGGTCTCACCGTCGGAGGGGAGCGGGCTCCGCTCGGGGCTACCTTCTGCGACCTGGCCGTCAGCCCTGCGTCGCCGGCCTGGAGGGGCGAAGAAGACGAGGAGGCCAAGGGTTCCTCCGGG AGAGTAAGAGTTGCTGTCAGAGAACAGTCTATGAAGTGGTCCTTGAAG gaCCTTGGCTCTCTGGATTATCAGGAGCTTGTAGTTGACATTGAGTCCAGGCTGAGGATGGAAGGTGTTGAACTTAAGGAAGAATGGCAAGATGAAGATTTTCCAAT ACCTTTACCGGAAGATGATAGTATTGAAGCAGATATAGTAGCTGTAACTGGATCAGAGAGTCAGCCTG GCTCACTAGAAGTTAATGGCAATAAAGTGAGAAAGAAACTAATGGCTCCTGACATTAGCCTAACCCTGGATCCTAGTGATGGCTCTGTGTTGTCAGATGATTTGGATGAAAGTGGGGAGATTGACTTAGATGACTTAGATACACCATCGGAGGATAGTAATGAATTTGAGTGGGAAG ATGATCTTCCGAAACCCAAGACTACTGAAGTTATTAGGAAAGGCTCAATTACTGAATATACTGcagcagaggaaaaagaagatgGACGACGCTGGCGTATGTTCAGAATTGGTGAACAGGACCACAGGGTTGATATGAAAGCAATTGAACCCTATAAAAAAGTTATTAGCCATGGAG GATATTATGGGGATGGATTAAATGCCATTGTTGTGTTTGCTGTCTGTTTTATGCCTGAAAGTGGTCAACCTAACTATAGATACCTGATGGACAATCTCTTTAA GTACGTTATTGGCACTTTGGAGCTGTTAGTAGCAGAAAACTACATGATCGTTTATTTAAATGGTGCAACAACTCGAAGAAAAATGCCCAGTCTGGGATGGCTCAGGAAATGCTATCAACAAATTGATAGAAG GTTACGGAAAAACCTAAAGTCTCTAATCATTGTACATCCCTCTTGGTTTATCAGAACACTTCTGGCTGTTACAAGACCATTTATTAG CTCAAAATTCAGCCAAAAAATTAGATACGTCTTTAATTTGGCAGAACTAGCGGAACTTGTCCCCATGGAATATGTTGGAATACCAGAATGCATAAAACA GTATgaagaagaaaagttaaaaaagaaacagaaaag AGTTGATCAAGAGCTTAATGGAAAACAAGATGAACCGAAAAGTGAACAGTAA
- the BNIP2 gene encoding BCL2/adenovirus E1B 19 kDa protein-interacting protein 2 isoform X3 produces the protein MLSLPPEPLSASGSAAAAAAVAEGLGLGLTVGGERAPLGATFCDLAVSPASPAWRGEEDEEAKGSSGDLGSLDYQELVVDIESRLRMEGVELKEEWQDEDFPIPLPEDDSIEADIVAVTGSESQPGSLEVNGNKVRKKLMAPDISLTLDPSDGSVLSDDLDESGEIDLDDLDTPSEDSNEFEWEDDLPKPKTTEVIRKGSITEYTAAEEKEDGRRWRMFRIGEQDHRVDMKAIEPYKKVISHGGYYGDGLNAIVVFAVCFMPESGQPNYRYLMDNLFKYVIGTLELLVAENYMIVYLNGATTRRKMPSLGWLRKCYQQIDRRLRKNLKSLIIVHPSWFIRTLLAVTRPFISSKFSQKIRYVFNLAELAELVPMEYVGIPECIKQYEEEKLKKKQKRVDQELNGKQDEPKSEQ, from the exons ATGTTGTCACTTCCGCCGGAGCCGCTCTCTGCATCCGGGTcggctgctgccgctgccgctgtGGCTGAGGGACTGGGCCTGGGTCTCACCGTCGGAGGGGAGCGGGCTCCGCTCGGGGCTACCTTCTGCGACCTGGCCGTCAGCCCTGCGTCGCCGGCCTGGAGGGGCGAAGAAGACGAGGAGGCCAAGGGTTCCTCCGGG gaCCTTGGCTCTCTGGATTATCAGGAGCTTGTAGTTGACATTGAGTCCAGGCTGAGGATGGAAGGTGTTGAACTTAAGGAAGAATGGCAAGATGAAGATTTTCCAAT ACCTTTACCGGAAGATGATAGTATTGAAGCAGATATAGTAGCTGTAACTGGATCAGAGAGTCAGCCTG GCTCACTAGAAGTTAATGGCAATAAAGTGAGAAAGAAACTAATGGCTCCTGACATTAGCCTAACCCTGGATCCTAGTGATGGCTCTGTGTTGTCAGATGATTTGGATGAAAGTGGGGAGATTGACTTAGATGACTTAGATACACCATCGGAGGATAGTAATGAATTTGAGTGGGAAG ATGATCTTCCGAAACCCAAGACTACTGAAGTTATTAGGAAAGGCTCAATTACTGAATATACTGcagcagaggaaaaagaagatgGACGACGCTGGCGTATGTTCAGAATTGGTGAACAGGACCACAGGGTTGATATGAAAGCAATTGAACCCTATAAAAAAGTTATTAGCCATGGAG GATATTATGGGGATGGATTAAATGCCATTGTTGTGTTTGCTGTCTGTTTTATGCCTGAAAGTGGTCAACCTAACTATAGATACCTGATGGACAATCTCTTTAA GTACGTTATTGGCACTTTGGAGCTGTTAGTAGCAGAAAACTACATGATCGTTTATTTAAATGGTGCAACAACTCGAAGAAAAATGCCCAGTCTGGGATGGCTCAGGAAATGCTATCAACAAATTGATAGAAG GTTACGGAAAAACCTAAAGTCTCTAATCATTGTACATCCCTCTTGGTTTATCAGAACACTTCTGGCTGTTACAAGACCATTTATTAG CTCAAAATTCAGCCAAAAAATTAGATACGTCTTTAATTTGGCAGAACTAGCGGAACTTGTCCCCATGGAATATGTTGGAATACCAGAATGCATAAAACA GTATgaagaagaaaagttaaaaaagaaacagaaaag AGTTGATCAAGAGCTTAATGGAAAACAAGATGAACCGAAAAGTGAACAGTAA